ACTGACCGCCAGATCTGGCGGCTTTTCAACCAAACCCTCGAGTGACGCAAAATAACGATCGCTCACGCGCAGTTTTTCGGTGTAGCGGTTTTTCTTCAGCCACACGAGCAAGATGCGGTTGAGGTATGGTTTCTTGTAATGGCGCTTTTGATGCGCGCTGATCAAGAGCGAAAGTACACGTGACTTGAGGTTGCTCTGCAAATCGGCGATCAGATCGTAACGTGAGACATCCGCCAGTTTTTTTCTTATCTCAAACAGTGAGTCAGATTTCTGCCATTCAACGATGCGGTCGACCTGCGGGCAGGCGGCTATAAAAGCCTTGTGTTGCGCCTTCACCAGAAAAGTGATTCGCGCGCCAGGGTATTGCTTTTTGAGAGCGGCGACCACCGGCGTCGTCAGCAAGATGTCGCCTATGGCGCTGAAGCGCATGACCAGAATTTCTTTCAAGCGGTGGCTCCTGATATTTTCGTAGCGAGCGAGTCAAAATCTTTGTCGGTGAGTTCGTGCGTAATTTCGTGCACGTCTATAGTCGGTGCAGTCTTCTGTATATAACCCATCGCCGCAGCGTAACGTGATGCAATGCCTGCAAGGCGCGCCTCGGTTTCGAAAACGTCACGCGCGCCGCGACCTGAAAGACGCCTCAAGGCAGTGGCAACCGGCAGGTTCAGATAAATGACGAGATCGGGCCTCAGAATGCGCGTGTCGCCGAGATAATCTTGCATGATTTTCTGCGTTTCGTTGGTGTCAGCCGCCTGATAAGCACTGGTCGAAATAAAGTAACGATCAAGCAGTACAATCGAGCCGGCTCTGATTGCGGGTTCTATCTGGTGCTTGATATCCCACAGGCGGTCGATGAGAAAGAGTTCGAGCAGGTCGCGGCTGATTTTAGCGTCGATGCTCTCGGCAGTGCGCAGAATGCGCCGAATTTCGCGGGAGGCATCTGTTTTCTCTGTCGGTTCGCGCAGTTGCGTCGTTTTATACCCCGCCGTGTTCAGCCTTTCAGCCACAGCCGTGATCGTGGTGCTCTTGCCGCTGCCGTCGATGCCTTCGAATACGATAAATTTGCCAGGCATGGAAAAACTCAGAAACCGGCGGCAAGATATTGAGCTGAAGCCGCCCTCTCGCGTTGCATGAACCTTCACTGATTATCGAATTGGCCGATACAGCAAAAAAGCGAATTGTCTTGCTTGGCTATGCGCTCCACAAAAAAGAGGCGATGGCAATGCTCAGCAGATACACGATGTATGAACTTCTCACGAAGTCAGTGGCTAAATACCAGAAAGAAATTGCGCAAATGTACCGCGCAGATAAGAACTCGCCCTATACCAAAGTGACCTTTCAAGAGTTCTTTGAAAAGGCGCGCGCGATCGGCCTGGGGCTCGACTCGATCGGGCTAAAGCGCGGCGACAAGGTGGGCTTTATTGCCGACGTCGGCCAGACCTGGTTGCCGGTCAGCATCGGTATCAATTCGATTGGCGGGGTTGACGTGCCACGCGGTACCGATGCGACAGCTGCAGAGTTGACGTATATTTTTAAGCACGCCGATTGCCCGGTCATTATTCTCGACAACGAAAAGGTCTACCAGAGCATTGCGTCGAGCCTCAGCGCGTTTGAACACCTGAAGACGATAATTTTCGTCAATGGGGCAAAGCCGCAGGTGCCATCGAACATTACCGTATATTCACTCAATGAAATCATTGAGAAAGGGAATGCGGCCCATGCTGCAAACCCAAGCCGGTTTGCCGATCTCGGTGGCCGCGTCGCTGAAGACGATCTCGTCACTATCATCTATACCTCGGGCACAACGGGCAACCCAAAAGGTGTCATGCACACGCAGAAATCGCTCGCATGGGAAATCTGGCATGTCGCTGATGGTCTGCCCCTGATTTCAGGCGGGGTGACCATGGGCTTCTTGCCGCCTTGGCACGTCGCCGAGCGCCTGATTGAATCGGTTGCACTCACAAAAGGTGTCGCCATCGCATTCACGTCAGTCGCGACGCTTGCGAAAGACCTGCAAGAGGCGCGCCCGACCTTCTTGCTTTCTGTACCGCGCGTGTGGGAAAGTTTTTACAACAAGGTAATCGACGGTGTCAAAAAGGCATCGCCTGTTGCGCAGAAGATTTTCCATTTCGCGCGTTGGTCGGCGATGCATTTCTCTCTCGAGAAAGATATTCTATCGAACACCAAATACCGACTCGAAAAGCCATCGATACTCTTTCACCTGTTTCGCCGCCCCGCAGCGCTCGTGAATCTGGTACTGCTCTTTATACCAAACCTGCTCGCGCAGGTAATTCTCGCCAAGGTGCGCAGGGGCCTCGGCGGGCGTGTGCAGTTTGCCCTTTCAGGTGCAGGAGCTTTACCTGAGCACATTGACCGTTTCTTCTATTCAATCGGCATCGCGATTGTTGAAACCTATGGCATGACAGAGACGGGCGGCGTTACCTGCCGCCGCACGTACCCGGCAACTGTGATCGGTACTGTCGGCAAACCGATCAAGGGCACGCGCGTGAAGCTGCTCGATGATCACGGCAACGAAGTGACAAAACCCAATACGAAAGGCGTTTGCTGGCATACGGGCCCTCACATCATGAAGGGCTATTATAAAGAAGACCAGAAGACGAGCGAGGTGCTGAAAGACGGCTGGCTGAACTCGGGTGATATTCTCGTGTATACGGCGAACGGCGAACTCAAATTCGCCGGCCGAGCCAAAGACACGATTGTGCTTTTCGGCGGTGAAAACGTCGAGCCGCAGCCGATTGAAGACACTTTGATACAGAGCGAATACATTCACCAAATCGTGGTCGTCGGCCAGGACAAAAAAACGCTGGGGGCACTGATCGTGCCCGCGAAAGAAGCTGTGCTAAAATATGCAGAAGAAAACAAACTGCAGCTACCTGCCGAAATGCGCGATTGGCCGGTGAATGCCGATATTCAGAAACTGTTCAAGACCGAGATCAAAGAACGCGTTTCAGACAAAGCAGGCTTTAAGAACTTCGAAAAAGTGACCACGTTCACGGTGATACCCGACGAGTTTAAAGTCGGTGAAGAACTGACGCAGACTCTCAAAGTGCGCCGCAATGTGGTATTCGACAAATACGCCAAACAA
The sequence above is a segment of the Turneriella parva DSM 21527 genome. Coding sequences within it:
- a CDS encoding AMP-dependent synthetase/ligase; this translates as MLSRYTMYELLTKSVAKYQKEIAQMYRADKNSPYTKVTFQEFFEKARAIGLGLDSIGLKRGDKVGFIADVGQTWLPVSIGINSIGGVDVPRGTDATAAELTYIFKHADCPVIILDNEKVYQSIASSLSAFEHLKTIIFVNGAKPQVPSNITVYSLNEIIEKGNAAHAANPSRFADLGGRVAEDDLVTIIYTSGTTGNPKGVMHTQKSLAWEIWHVADGLPLISGGVTMGFLPPWHVAERLIESVALTKGVAIAFTSVATLAKDLQEARPTFLLSVPRVWESFYNKVIDGVKKASPVAQKIFHFARWSAMHFSLEKDILSNTKYRLEKPSILFHLFRRPAALVNLVLLFIPNLLAQVILAKVRRGLGGRVQFALSGAGALPEHIDRFFYSIGIAIVETYGMTETGGVTCRRTYPATVIGTVGKPIKGTRVKLLDDHGNEVTKPNTKGVCWHTGPHIMKGYYKEDQKTSEVLKDGWLNSGDILVYTANGELKFAGRAKDTIVLFGGENVEPQPIEDTLIQSEYIHQIVVVGQDKKTLGALIVPAKEAVLKYAEENKLQLPAEMRDWPVNADIQKLFKTEIKERVSDKAGFKNFEKVTTFTVIPDEFKVGEELTQTLKVRRNVVFDKYAKQIEDMYK
- the tmk gene encoding dTMP kinase — protein: MPGKFIVFEGIDGSGKSTTITAVAERLNTAGYKTTQLREPTEKTDASREIRRILRTAESIDAKISRDLLELFLIDRLWDIKHQIEPAIRAGSIVLLDRYFISTSAYQAADTNETQKIMQDYLGDTRILRPDLVIYLNLPVATALRRLSGRGARDVFETEARLAGIASRYAAAMGYIQKTAPTIDVHEITHELTDKDFDSLATKISGATA